Proteins encoded in a region of the Eschrichtius robustus isolate mEscRob2 chromosome 16, mEscRob2.pri, whole genome shotgun sequence genome:
- the IL27 gene encoding interleukin-27 subunit alpha, producing MGQMAGDLGWRLSLLLLSLLLARAGVWGFPRPPGRPLRSLQELQREFKVSLHLARKLLSEVRVQARDFAESHLPGVNLDLLPLGEQLPNVSLTFQAWRGLSDPERLRFLSMTLHPFHTLLGGLGRQGFWTSSERLQLWAMRLDLRDLQQHLRFQVLAAGFNLPEEEENEEGEGLLPGALGGPLQMSAQVSWPQLLYTYQSLHSLEIVLSRAVRDLLLLSQARNSAQALGFPTPSSQP from the exons GGCTCAGCCTTTTGCTACTCTCCTTGCTCCTGGCTCGAGCTGGTGTCTGGGGATTCCCGAGGCCCCCAGGGAGGCCCCTCCGGAGCCTGCAGGAGTTGCAGAGGGAGTTCAAGGTCAGCCTGCATCTCGCCAGGAAGCTGCTCTCCGAGGTTCGGGTCCAGGCCCGTGACTTT GCTGAATCTCACCTGCCAGGAGTGAACCTGGACCTTCTGCCCCTGGGAGAGCAGCTCCCCAACGTTTCCCTGACCTTCCAGGCCTGGCGTGGCCTCTCT GACCCAGAAAGACTCCGCTTCCTCTCCATGACACTTCACCCCTTCCATACCCTGttgggagggctggggaggcaggggttcTGGACCAGTTCAGAGAGGTTGCAACTGTGGGCCATGAGGCTGGATCTCCGAGATTTGCAGCAGCATCTCCGCTTCCAG GTGCTGGCTGCAGGATTCAACCTgcctgaggaggaggagaatgaggagggggaggggctgctcCCAGGGGCTCTGGGCGGCCCCTTGCAGATGTCAGCCCAGGTGTCCTGGCCCCAGCTCCTCTACACCTACCAGTCGCTACACTCCTTGGAAATTGTCTTGTCTCGGGCAGTGAGGGACTTGCTGCTGCTCTCCCAGGCCAGGAACTCAGCCCAGGCCTTGGGGTTCCCCAcacccagctcccagccctga
- the APOBR gene encoding apolipoprotein B receptor has translation MDFLRLHLPGLHQALRGALESFSTFVSYLMGGDVPTAERREACAAEELGEVAARRLGGKVEEEAQEAVEGLGGSQSKGDGGLRGPGEAGRCQEESSATEQTWGGGEGSSHGSQADRQDTGAWEAATATRCQHSSIPLEPRKKSEAGSEAGGDRSSQAQDSQQPDEQEVKREETLRTWEREEEEEEVRATEPGVAGGAESEGTWHKELERKVSVDGQKVAEDRKESEHGVDETAAEEIQGPGAKGAGRKEEVVVVRGGQSTRAQGTQEPGSESEDRETSGREEADLPGVGETEHGAVPRERIPEGTGRVWALEETSKGDQEEEEVDENREAEVSLFPKQTQALGTERVEEAAKHQAAGREAEEGQESEAEGGEGFEGQADQAEEEAVERQDSEIRAAQTSLKEVVQAEEAEEQQKSCWAAEAELLQDKVANEAEGDVDLEATPEARPKKEFSRERGEEEAETRGEALEVGWGGLEHRVTEGQEPELVGGPQTPTEQPEEGQACKEELWSIPALSREETDRSLEEYPRNVGYVEPNSSVAEAWEDRRRDVETGNTREEKADAEEGKEEATGGQAPVAEAEGGRESARPEVPEAGGEWMKVKEAWHEAEEGEAPGAENQELGGRQGAEAGTVQSLGESDITETKEEEVEAAVPWGADRTSRRGWRLEAEAPSLQDSDDMETNSLATEIVEDKAALDGRAPGTGDRPGREAEEAFGRDRDSEGREEAGGDEDLVEAAEGEKAGGQEFGLEGSAEEEVPGRGGQGEASEATREGEPGGEQAEVEESAVAEGSWGMDGITSGSQVVRVEGLPGGHTLGEEEAGGWQAREQGQSSEGQHGDKHPEGEAQRPLEVEDIEVTGDQKAEAKEVDPEGLEDVQGQEDQSTNQDPAEAEPGPCGEATGSARGGAHSSWSEALLPGSCLDVSVPRSRVLLSRSSSQRRSRPSFRRTPAPEQPEEPPSPPPEGELVAPEQRLLEPEHPPEPSSSSPEGTPLPARRPLGQRFGLAHPGMMQELRARLGQPKPQ, from the exons atGGATTTCCTCCGGCTACATCTCCCTGGGCTGCATCAGGCCTTGAGGGGGGCACTG gagtctttCAGCACCTTTGTCTCCTACCTTATGGGAGGTGATGTCCCCACTGCAGAGAGGAGGGAGGCGTGTGCAGCTGAGGAACTGGGGGAGGTGGCTGCAAGAAGGCTTGGGGGGAAGGTGGAGGAGGAAGCCCAGGAGGCCGTGGAGGGCCTTGGAGGCAGCCAAAGCAAGGGGGATGGAGGGCTGAGAGGGCCTGGAGAGGCTGGAAGATGCCAGGAGGAAAGCTCAGCTACAGAACagacctggggtgggggagaaggcagCTCCCATGGGTCTCAAGCAGATAGGCAGGACACTGGGGCCTGGGAGGCAGCCACGGCCACTAGATGCCAGCATTCAAGTATCCCCCTGGAGCCCAGAAAGAAGTCTGAGGCAGGGTCTGAGGCTGGTGGAGACAGGAGTAGCCAAGCGCAGGACAGTCAGCAGCCCGATGAGCAGGAAGTGAAGAGAGAGGAGACACTGAGAACCTGGGaacgggaggaggaggaggaagaggtcaGGGCAACAGAGCCAGGGGTGGCTGGAGGGGCGGAGTCAGAGGGGACCTGGCACAAGGAGCTTGAGCGGAAGGTGAGTGTTGATGGGCAAAAGGTGGCAGAGGACAGAAAGGAGTCAGAGCATGGGGTTGATGAGACAGCTGCAGAGGAGATCCAGGGGCCTGGGGCCAAAGGGGCTGGGAGGAAAGAAGAGGTGGTAGTGGTAAGGGGTGGCCAAAGCACAAGGGCACAGGGGACACAGGAGCCAGGGTCAGAATCTGAGGACAGGGAAACCTCAGGCAGGGAGGAGGCTGACctcccaggggttggggagacTGAACATGGGGCAGTCCCAAGAGAAAGGATCCCAGAGGGTACTGGGAGAGTCTGGGCCCTAGAGGAGACCTCCAAGGGagaccaggaggaggaggaggtggatgaGAATAGAGAGGCTGAAGTGAGCCTGTTCCCCAAACAGACCCAGGCCCTGGGAACTGAGAGAGTGGAAGAAGCGGCCAAGCACCAGGCAGCAGGGAGGGAAGCTGAGGAAGGTCAGGAGTCAGaggcggagggaggggagggctttGAGGGCCAGGCAGATCAGGCTGAGGAAGAGGCTGTGGAGAGGCAAGACTCAGAGATCAGGGCTGCTCAGACCAGTCTCAAGGAGGTGGTGCAGGCAGAGGAGGCCGAGGAGCAGCAGAAGAGTTGCTGGGCTGCAGAGGCTGAGCTGCTCCAGGACAAAGTAGCAAATGAGGCTGAAGGTGATGTTGACTTGGAGGCAACCCCAGAGGCCAGGCCCAAGAAGGAGTTCAGCAGGGAGAGGGGTGAGGAAGAGGCTGAGACCAGGGGAGAAGcactggaggtggggtggggtggcctTGAGCACAGGGTCACTGAAGGCCAAGAACCTGAGCTGGTGGGAGGCCCCCAGACCCCCACAGAGCAACCTGAGGAAGGGCAGGCATGTAAGGAAGAGCTCTGGAGCATTCCAGCCCTGAGCAGAGAGGAGACAGACAGGAGCCTGGAGGAATATCCCAGGAACGTGGGGTATGTAGAACCTAACAGCTCTGTGGCTGAAGCCTGGGAAGACAGAAGAAGGGATGTGGAGACAGGGAACACCCGGGAGGAAAAAGCAGATGCtgaagaggggaaggaggaggctaCAGGAGGCCAGGCACCGGTGGCTGAGGCTGAAGGAGGCCGAGAGTCTGCACGACCAGAGGTCCCAGAGGCAGGCGGGGAGTGGATGAAAGTAAAGGAAGCCTGGCATGAAGCAGAGGAGGGGGAGGCCCCTGGAGCAGAGAACCAGGAGCTGGGTGGAAGGCAGGGAGCAGAAGCAGGGACCGTCCAGTCATTGGGAGAGTCAGACATCACAGAAaccaaggaggaggaggtggaggccgCCGTGCCCTGGGGGGCAGACAGAACATCCAGgagaggctggaggctggaggcGGAGGCTCCGAGTCTCCAGGACAGCGACGACATGGAGACAAATTCTTTGGCTACCGAGATCGTGGAGGATAAGGCAGCTCTGGATGGAAGGGCTCCTGGGACTGGGGACAGGCCCGGCAGAGAGGCTGAGGAAGCATTCGGGAGAGACCGGGAttcagaagggagagaggaagccgGCGGAGATGAGGACCTGGTAGAGGCTGCAGAGGGGGAGAAAGCAGGTGGGCAGGAGTTTGGCCTGGAGGGCTCAGCAGAGGAGGAGGTGCCTGGCAGAGGTGGCCAAGGAGAGGCTTCTGAGGCCACTCGGGAGGGTGAGCCCGGGGGAGAGCAGGCTGAGGTGGAGGAATCCGCAGTAGCAGAAGGAAGCTGGGGGATGGATGGCATTACCTCGGGCTCCCAGGTGGTGAGGGTAGAGGGCCTCCCAGGAGGGCACACACTGGGGGAAGAAGAGGCTGGAGGATGGCAAGCGAGGGAGCAGGGGCAAAGCAGTGAGGGGCAGCATGGGGACAAGCACCCCGAGGGAGAGGCACAAAGGCCCCTTGAGGTGGAGGATATCGAGGTGACTGGAGACCAAAAGGCAGAGGCCAAGGAGGTGGATCCAGAAGGCCTGGAGGACGTCCAGGGCCAAGAGGACCAGTCAACCAACCAGGACCCTGCAGAGGCTGAGCCTGGACCATGCGGGGAGGCCACCGGGAGCGCCAGAGGGGGTGCTCACAGCAGCTGGAGCGAG GCCCTGCTGCCTGGGTCTTGCCTGGATGTCTCTGTCCCGAGGAGCCGAGTACTCCTTTCCCGCAGCTCCTCGCAGCGCCGCTCCCGGCCCTCCTTCCGACGGACCCCCGCCCCTGAGCAACCGGAGGagcctcccagccccccaccgGAGGGAGAGCTGGTAGCCCCCGAACAGAGACTTCTCGAGCCAGAGCACCCCCCAGAGCCAAGCTCCTCCAGCCCTGAAGGGACTCCATTGCCAGCCAGAAGGCCCCTGGGACAGAG GTTTGGCCTGGCACACCCTGGCATGATGCAGGAGCTGCGAGCCAGGCTGGGCCAGCCAAAGCCCCAGTGA